A part of Miscanthus floridulus cultivar M001 chromosome 6, ASM1932011v1, whole genome shotgun sequence genomic DNA contains:
- the LOC136461699 gene encoding probable staphylococcal-like nuclease CAN1 produces MSAPGCRQERRGSFHGRAGVSEKRTPPSLVLVCCIGAIALLAGASRTLASKELCLGSFWCIRLTPIGRNLQGVKYELRTLPVDAKAVTDGDTITVYVNMAHHPESSNVPQEVREAGIERSKALEANNYQKAGDLLKIILDAGYRQVRGIGGEQILAKKYRIRLRGVDAPESLMPYGKEAKEELVRLVQGKSLKISIYDTDWYGRLVGDVDCDGVFVQEHMLRKGLAWHYSTYDHRMELSKWENQAKTRRTGLWASSNPEKPWEWRKKKRTGTV; encoded by the exons ATGAGCGCTCCCGGGTGTCGCCAAGAGAGGAGGGGGTCGTTCCACGGCCGTGCCGGCGTCTCCGAGAAGCGCACGCCGCCGTCGCTGGTGCTTGTCTGCTGCATCGGCGCCATTGCCCTCCTTGCGGGCGCTAGCCGCACCCTAGCCTCAAAG GAGCTCTGTCTTGGCTCTTTTTGGTGCATTCGCTTGACACCTATTGGCCGCAACCTTCAAGGGGTTAAGTATGAGTTGCGCACTCTTCCT GTGGATGCTAAGGCTGTAACTGACGGCGACACGATTACTGTGTATGTTAACATGGCTCACCATCCAGAGTCTAGCAATGTGCCCCAGGAAGTGCGTGAAGCGGGCATTGAGCGAAGCAAGGCTCTGGAGGCAAATAATTACCAAAAAGCTGGTGATTTACTGAAGATCATACTTGATGCAGGATATAG ACAGGTTCGTGGCATCGGTGGGGAACAAATTCTTGCAAAGAAGTACAGGATAAGGCTAAG GGGGGTTGATGCACCAGAGAGCTTAATGCCATATGgcaaagaggccaaagaggagcTGGTGAGGCTGGTGCAGGGGAAAAGCTTGAAGATTTCCATATATGACACTGACTGGTACGGTCGCTTAGTTGGAGATGTTGACTGTGATGGGGTTTTCGTGCAG GAACACATGCTGAGGAAAGGACTTGCATGGCACTATAGTACTTATGATCATCGGATGGAGCTCAGCAAG TGGGAGAATCAGGCAAAGACAAGGCGAACAGGCTTGTGGGCATCGTCGAACCCTGAGAAACCATGGGAATGGAGAAAGAAAAAGCGCACTGGGACAGTATGA